A stretch of the Lolium perenne isolate Kyuss_39 chromosome 3, Kyuss_2.0, whole genome shotgun sequence genome encodes the following:
- the LOC127340904 gene encoding putative cysteine-rich receptor-like protein kinase 20 — MAAIGVIILLLPLTPFLVAADVFCDNVKAVAGTLSKNASSSPVHFTTTTYGQSPDIVYALALCRGDSSACGGCIDNWFNKALNLTNCDRVGSNYRDCIVVYSANDDILAAPSNTTGGYGDSTPPFEDWNIKNVSRDISLIVGLTRELLVATVEKAVSMGPTRYATGVMDMERVTTYPKVYSQVQCTPDLSTDDCSACLRRLLSMVNSTMALRMGGQMGVTRCYFRYEAYQFYDAKPLLSLPSPPAPAPTLTKHKRNMMWAIPAVVVPLTVAAFLLFICYSRRLKRQRKGSRRERQGEKSEFSLFEFEQLLEATRNFSEENILGHGGFGTVYKGQLPEGLEIAVKRLASHSGQGFTEFQNEIQLIAKLQHTNLVRLLGCCSQEEEKMLVYEYLPNKSLDYFIFDENKRAFLDWSKLVAIIEGVAHGLLYLHKHSRLLVVHRDLKPSNILLDGEMNPKISDFGLAKIFSSNDTEGNTTRRVVGTYGYMAPEYASKGIFSIKSDVFSFGVVILEILSGKRNSGHQQCGDFINLLGHAWKLWEEGKWIDLVDASLVPDSHSAKMMRSINIALLCVQENAVDRPTMGDIVSMLSSGTMILDEPKQPAYINVRVGNEESSTALESYSFNDMTISVTIPR; from the exons ATGGCGGCCATTGGCGTCATCATCCTGCTCCTCCCACTCACACCGTTTCTGGTGGCTGCTGATGTGTTCTGCGACAACGTGAAGGCCGTCGCCGGCACCCTCTCCAAGAACGCCTCCTCTTCCCCGGTACATTTCACCACCACCACCTATGGCCAATCCCCCGATATCGTCTATGCGCTCGCGCTATGCCGCGGTGACAGCTCCGCCTGTGGCGGGTGCATCGACAACTGGTTCAATAAAGCGCTAAACCTGACGAATTGCGACAGAGTTGGCTCCAACTACAGGGATTGTATCGTTGTCTACAGTGCCAACGACGACATACTAGCGGCACCGTCGAATACCACAGGAGGATATGGCGACAGCACGCCGCCCTTTGAGGACTGGAACATCAAGAATGTCTCCAGGGACATCTCCCTCATCGTCGGCCTCACTCGCGAGCTGCTGGTGGCGACCGTGGAGAAGGCGGTCAGCATGGGTCCGACGCGGTACGCCACCGGGGTCATGGACATGGAGAGGGTGACGACCTACCCGAAGGTGTACTCCCAGGTGCAATGCACACCAGACCTGTCTACCGACGACTGCTCGGCATGCCTGCGCCGTCTCCTCAGCATGGTCAACTCCACCATGGCCCTGCGCATGGGTGGACAGATGGGTGTCACACGGTGTTATTTTAGGTACGAGGCGTACCAGTTCTATGATGCCAAACCTCTGCTAAGTCTGCCATCACCGCCGGCACCAGCTCCAACTCTGACCAAACACAAGA GGAACATGATGTGGGCAATTCCCGCAGTTGTAGTTCCGCTAACAGTAGCAGCATTTCTCCTCTTCATCTGTTACTCTCGCCGGCTTAAAAGGCAAAGAAAAG GATCAAGGAGGGAGCGGCAGGGGGAAAAATCGGAGTTCTCTTTGTTTGAATTTGAGCAGCTACTAGAGGCCACAAGAAATTTTTCAGAAGAAAACATACTTGGACATGGTGGCTTTGGGACTGTCTACAAG GGCCAGCTTCCAGAGGGTTTGGAGATAGCGGTAAAGAGACTTGCTTCACATTCAGGACAGGGTTTCACAGAGTTCCAAAATGAAATCCAGCTCATAGCGAAACTCCAGCACACGAATTTGGTTAGGCTTTTGGGATGTTGCTCTCAAGAAGAGGAGAAAATGTTGGTCTATGAATACTTGCCAAACAAAAGTCTGGATTACTTCATCTTCG ATGAGAATAAAAGAGCATTTCTGGATTGGTCAAAACTTGTAGCAATAATTGAGGGAGTAGCACATGGACTTCTTTACCTGCATAAGCACTCCCGGTTGCTTGTCGTACATCGAGATCTTAAACCAAGCAACATTCTTCTCGACGGTGAGATGAATCCAAAAATTTCAGATTTCGGGCTAGCAAAAATATTTAGCTCAAATGACACCGAAGGAAACACTACAAGAAGAGTGGTCGGCACATA TGGCTACATGGCCCCTGAGTATGCTTCGAAGGGCATCTTTTCTATTAAGTCCGATGTCTTCAGCTTTGGCGTTGTCATTTTGGAGATCCTTAGCGGAAAACGGAATTCTGGTCACCAACAATGTGGTGATTTCATCAATCTGCTTGGACAT GCATGGAAATTATGGGAAGAAGGAAAGTGGATTGATCTCGTTGATGCCTCATTGGTGCCCGATAGTCACTCAGCAAAGATGATGAGGTCCATTAACATTGCATTGTTGTGTGTACAAGAGAACGCAGTTGATCGACCAACAATGGGAGATATTGTTTCAATGTTAAGTAGTGGGACTATGATCTTGGACGAGCCTAAGCAGCCAGCATATATCAATGTAAGAGTGGGAAATGAAGAGTCGTCCACTGCTCTCGAGTCATACAGTTTCAATGACATGACCATATCTGTCACAATTCCAAGATAG